From Butyricimonas paravirosa, one genomic window encodes:
- a CDS encoding JAB domain-containing protein, protein MNKNTTIIERRKELIEVSKMAKAMRAAEEIDGTINYVLLNYIYITENANEFKTFEEWQKEGFGVRKGAKAFVAWGKPREKKTDRGDVVKYYPITYLFSDLQVYKRKREIGVKEAGIKYENFVGEIKVSYKRHSSPVRTRVNGASQVNEVLREVWNDDLDYRESFYVLAMNNQCDILGYAELFKGGVSSTIVDERMVFQLLLNVNATGFIVAHNHPSGTLRPSNPDRELTKKLSACGKLFNIGLMDHLILAGDSYYSFAENGEI, encoded by the coding sequence ATGAACAAAAATACAACAATTATCGAGAGAAGAAAAGAATTAATCGAAGTTTCTAAAATGGCAAAGGCTATGAGAGCCGCGGAAGAAATAGACGGAACGATTAATTACGTGTTATTGAATTATATATATATAACTGAAAACGCTAACGAGTTCAAAACATTCGAGGAGTGGCAAAAGGAAGGGTTTGGTGTGCGTAAAGGGGCGAAAGCGTTCGTGGCGTGGGGAAAGCCGAGAGAGAAAAAAACGGATCGTGGGGACGTGGTAAAATATTACCCGATCACTTATTTGTTTTCGGATTTACAGGTTTACAAGAGAAAAAGAGAAATAGGAGTTAAGGAGGCGGGGATCAAGTATGAGAATTTTGTTGGTGAAATAAAAGTTTCTTATAAACGACATTCAAGCCCAGTTAGAACACGGGTAAACGGTGCAAGTCAAGTTAACGAGGTATTGAGAGAGGTTTGGAATGATGATCTTGATTACAGGGAATCGTTTTACGTGTTGGCAATGAATAATCAGTGTGATATACTGGGATACGCGGAACTTTTTAAAGGTGGTGTGTCTTCCACGATTGTAGATGAAAGGATGGTGTTTCAGTTACTTTTGAACGTGAACGCGACGGGGTTTATCGTGGCGCATAATCATCCGAGCGGTACACTTCGTCCGAGTAATCCCGATCGAGAATTGACAAAAAAACTTTCGGCTTGTGGTAAGCTGTTTAATATAGGACTTATGGATCATTTAATACTGGCGGGAGATTCTTATTATTCTTTCGCGGAAAACGGGGAAATTTAA
- a CDS encoding DUF6712 family protein — MKILFENIEEFRACVPWLYATAKLDSFMLDIELATEDLIEVLGEKIYDRVLKAYNDGEQQEFDVELIRRFQLPIALNAYLSWSRNQDVSHEEDGRKVKIDKESESLPWQWMLDRDDAGIRDKAGKAVDRLIAFLDKNVESIVEWKESDQRKDMRSLFVSNATEFDNVIPIDRSRYFFLRVLPFVRSVDRDMVKYIGKERYDAIKDSMRTGTPSGEQEQVIELCREVVPHLVMAKAVRRFSVKVLPDSVVTRFDSERQTRDASLPASRDLIGIMENVYTGDAQRGIVELQDYIKEITPGNGTAYVRKKTDYNQEKFFTV; from the coding sequence ATGAAGATATTATTTGAAAATATAGAGGAATTTCGGGCGTGTGTACCTTGGTTGTATGCCACGGCCAAATTAGATTCGTTCATGTTGGATATAGAACTGGCAACGGAGGATTTGATCGAGGTGTTGGGAGAGAAAATTTATGATCGAGTGTTGAAGGCGTATAATGACGGGGAACAACAAGAGTTTGACGTGGAATTGATTCGTCGTTTCCAGCTCCCGATAGCATTGAACGCTTATTTGTCATGGTCACGGAATCAAGATGTTTCTCATGAAGAGGACGGGCGTAAGGTGAAAATTGACAAGGAATCGGAGAGTCTGCCGTGGCAATGGATGTTAGATCGAGATGACGCGGGTATCAGGGATAAGGCCGGGAAAGCGGTTGATCGCTTGATCGCTTTCCTGGATAAAAATGTCGAGTCCATCGTGGAGTGGAAGGAATCGGATCAGCGTAAGGATATGAGATCGTTATTCGTGAGTAACGCTACCGAGTTTGATAACGTGATCCCGATAGATAGGAGTCGTTATTTCTTTTTGCGGGTGTTACCGTTTGTTCGTTCCGTGGATCGGGATATGGTAAAATATATCGGGAAGGAACGTTACGATGCAATAAAGGATTCGATGCGAACGGGTACGCCTTCCGGGGAACAGGAACAGGTGATCGAGTTGTGCCGGGAAGTGGTTCCTCATTTGGTTATGGCGAAAGCCGTGCGTCGCTTTTCCGTGAAAGTGTTACCGGATTCCGTGGTTACTCGTTTTGATTCGGAACGGCAGACAAGAGACGCGAGTTTGCCAGCTTCACGGGATTTAATCGGGATCATGGAAAATGTTTATACCGGGGATGCTCAACGGGGGATCGTGGAATTACAAGATTATATAAAAGAGATCACCCCGGGGAATGGAACTGCGTACGTGAGAAAGAAAACGGACTATAATCAAGAAAAATTTTTCACGGTATGA